atacattacACCCACGACGAGACTGCGAGAGACTTTTCAATATGTACAAAAATGGTGAGTTGTTTTTTAGAACAACGATCCCAATTCCATGGCGATATTTTTGGCGCATTAATGGAGCTTAACTCATCTGAAGTGGGCAACACTTGGAGTGATTATCTGTCAATGGACCTAAAAAACGAAGAGTTCCCCTCCGATGCGTAAATACTCTGTAGTTTCTAATCGATTACCAAATATTTACCATATTAGGTTGaagaattttttcaaaatggaattttcacaaaatttaaaaatacattcatCTCCAAATATcgaaacaaaaatgaaatttcatgtGGCCACAGTTCGTATACGTGTTATTGTTAATTACCAATTTGCGCctgacatttaatttatttaattgcagctCGCTTGGGGGcacatgcaaattgtttaaacaacCATATTATTATCGGGACTACGTcagcttttgttgttcaaTAACAAACATACATTTATCTGTCGCAACAAATCTCCCAACTTGAAACACGAGGtatacgaaaataaaaaatgataatgACATTGATTTTCAGAACGGATAtaagttaaaacaaaaacacaaaagactTGTAATTTCAATGTCAAACTGGTTTTCACTTTTAACGTGTCCTTTAACGTGTTCCTTTTTTGTCTGccaaaaaatttgcaatcagAAAAACCTGTATCTTCGTTTGTTTGCCTTAAATTCTGTCTGGGTCTGAgtcgtattttattttattttattttttttttgtgatttagCCGATAACCTTGAGTGAGATTTTCAATGAATGACTTTGTATAAGGTGGATGGAagactgagtgagtgagagtgagagagagagtgagaatgaCAGATGCAAAACACACAAGGATAGCCAAAATAATGACATCATTCTACAGAGAGTCGTAAACCGAACAATTTTAACTCAAACTTGTCGCACAACAAAACAGTAAACagtaaatggaaataaatcaCATTGACTAAAGGTGACGCGTCAgatcaaaattgaaatgaagcTCCTTGAGACTGCGAGAGACATGATCGTAATAATCTGCAATTCGCTCGTATTCGTATTCCGTCGCCATATGGTCAATAGTTTAGCTAATAAAGAAGCTCACGTAAGCAGtttaatacatatacatatatatgtatagacGATTATATAGTAGACGCACATAAAAcatcataatataaataaaaggcTGCGTCTAATTGACGCCTGATCTGTGATCACACACAGCACGTTTTTCAGTGGCGCTTTGAGgtgaatttattttcttagaacaccaacaacaaagcacgcaacaacacaacaacaagagcacgCTGAGAGCACAAGTTGGAGCATTtaactgcgtgtgtgtgtgtgtgtgctaacATGTATCTTTGtatgcatgcgtgtgtgtttttgtttttgcatacaATTCAAAATGATCTCATATAATCGGAACGAGAGACAACAAAAGTGGGAACATGTTGCTGTTACTCTTGCTGTTTGTGTCTGGCATTAGAGTGGGTGGAGGGGGCGGTGGTTCGGCTCGCAGAATGCTTGCGGCAGAGATACGTACGTaggcaaacataaaataaacaaaatagcAAACGAACAACAAGTTTGAAATAACCGAAatgagcaaagcaaagcaaggtgttgttgctgttgctgaaatagccgaaaatcaaattgaaaacgtAGGCGAAAAAAGGCGTAcaactcgcacacacatacgcacataACTCTtgcatatgtgtgcgtgtgtgtgcaagttCTAACGCctgactgtgtgtgtttgctgggTTGCCAATTTGTGTGGCGCTGATGACGCTgctttcgttgttgtcgttgttgtcgcctcCTCTGCCACCTACGCAGTCAGCGCACAGTTCAATCGAGTCAGCAATATACTGAAAGCAGCATAAACAAGCAACACAGACACCGTTTGAACTTggctaatttaaattgactCAAAATAAGCTAATGTAAAAAAATTGGTCgttataattattgttgttcgctttttgatttaaatttcaatttaccaGCAAAATACTAGAGagcgaaagaaagagaaagacagGGAGCGTGGCAAAAGAATGGCTGCTTGACAGGCAAATAATGTTTTCGTCGCCTTTTTGTTCATTGCGATGCTTTTGCCAACAAGAGTTGtgtatgttgtatgtgtgtgtgtatgaaaacaaataattctaaaaatagtTCACTGCCACTGTTCTTTTGGCTTTCAAtactgctgtttgttgttgctcttgatacgaaattgaaaaaaaaacccaaaaatataaaataaaacgagtGCGCTTCTCCTCCTCCAAATTTTGTACATGATTCATCGCAACCCAACgtaatgcatataaaaatacatgaaGAGGATGCGATGCGGATACAAAAAAGCAAtgcgtatttttattgaacacaaattgaatttctcttTGCTTGTAGAGTGCGCATACACACAATTACATGTTACAATAGATACAGCTACAtgatacacacatacagacatatATACATCACGTATACGTAGGGAAAAACTGAAACTCGTTTCTACTTTGTGCGTTTGTCGCCGTCATCAGTTTGTTTTCTAAGCTCGTCTGACAGTTCAATAGATAGCTAGATTCCGTTgatacacgcacacatagaCGCTTATTTGCACATCCACTACTACACatgcattcaaattataaattcacaAAACACTCACTGTGCACTTTTCCAAAACCCAAAATGAATGGTTGCAGACTTTTGCCTcggtcttgttgttgttgctgacagCGGCGTCGACAGCGAGTTCAGTGTTCAGCCAAAAGATATATTGCTACAATGCGCGGGCGCGTTAGTCTTAGAAATTCGTTTTgtatatgtaagtgtgtgtgtgctttttagTTGTTAGTGTATGTATTCGTGAGACGACTACTACAAAACGTAACGGTAACGGAACAGCTTTGCTTTCAATACGCGTACGCGCGTCGCTGGTTTGTGCAGTACTGACTGAGGCTTCAATTTTGCACTTGCTgtgagcagagcagagcagcgcagAGATCGAGTCGGATCCACAATGGACTGACCTGCAGGTTATGCTAGACGTTTGCTGCTCATTTGCTCTtgctctcacactctctcgctctcaatCTAGCTGCGCATACGTCACTGCTTTGTtcagcaacaaaaagtaacaaatcaaattcaatttgtaaaatttaagtTTGAAAAGTTTTCGAAATATgcttgtttacattttaaatgtattgcattgcattttcaattaccattttaatttaataataaacaaccaAATTCAATACCTAAAACCTCACTCATTATGCCCAAACACATGCGAATTTCTAACTCAAATATTTGAGTTTGTGACGTCATGCCCACTCTCTACTCAAAGACAAACGACAAATGCGATCAGACCTGTTGCGCTCACATTTTAGAATTCGCTCAGCAAAGCATCCAATTGGCGCTGTCAAAGATCTGCTCAACAAAAGCTTATTTTTTGCGTTGTAGTCTGTAcaaatcaaacacacacacacatggagcTTTTCGCTTGGCGgctaaattgtaaataaagtgcgattgcttttatatttgcattttgctccCGACAAAAAAGTcaagtgtattttatttattcattcatattattattagcgGTGTCCATGGATTTCGTAATAGATCAgagtttgttattattaataaatgatgtatgtatatgtagttTAGCATTTCCTTTTACAAAAAACGGTAACTTAGTTCACTCATAAATTGCGTTGTAACTTGAGAGCTCTCCCGCAGCAAGCACGAAAACATTGGCTGTGCTCAATaagaaatacatatgtataaagaaAAAGGAATCTAATCCTTGGCGGGCACCTCAATGACACGTGGCTTATCGATGATGCGTGCCGTTTTGTTACCCTTTTCCACAATGCCAATGATCCAGGCCTGGTATCCCTCCTGTTTCTCAATGTCCTTGCAATAGGCAGCCGCCTGTTCGCGTGGCAAGCAGATGAGCAATCCACCCGACGTTTCAGCGGAATGTCCTTGCAGCAACTGGAACATGTTGCCGCAAGCCTTGGCTACAGCAGCCATTTTGGCAATCACGGGTAGATTGTGTATAACAAAGGACACGTCCTTCTTCTGATGGGCGGCCAGAGTCTGAGCATGACCCAGAAGACCAAAGCCGGTAATATCCGTAGCACCATGGGCATTGTACTTGTGCATTAGTCGGGCGGCTACGCGATTCAAACGCGACATGGAGCTCATGGCACGGTGATAAGCCTTGCGCACATCTTCCTCGGAGACGACAAGCTTAATGCGATTCCAGCGCTCTGGCTGATCGATCCACTGATGTGCATTCACGGCTACTTGGGTGCCCAGTGGCTTGGTCAGCACCAACACGTCCCCGACCACAGCGTTATCGGGCACAATGTACTCATTGGGTTGGCAAATAGTGGAAGCGACGCCACCAATGGTGCACCAGGGATTGACAACGCTCTGACCGCCAGTGACGGTGGTGCCCGCCTCCAAGGCGGAGTCTTTAAAGCCGCGCATTATCAGCGGAATCACCACATCGCGCTCCTTCTCTGTCATCTTGGTGCTGACTGCAAGCAACATTAGCATATTGTCACAATCAGTGACACCCATCGCATACAAATCACTTAGCACATTGGCGCACGCAATTTTGCCCATCATGTAAGGATCATCGACAATGGGATAGAAGAAGTCGGTGGTCTGGACCAAGCACAGGCCGCCATGGCGCAACGGAATGACGGCACAATCGAGTCCGATGCCAATGCGGGGAATGGCCACGTTAAGGAACTGAGCCTCCTGATCCTGAGCAGAGTAGTCCTGCTGCAGTGCTGACACC
This is a stretch of genomic DNA from Drosophila albomicans strain 15112-1751.03 chromosome 3, ASM965048v2, whole genome shotgun sequence. It encodes these proteins:
- the LOC117570254 gene encoding inactive selenide, water dikinase-like protein; the protein is MSYAADVLNAAHLELHGGGDAELRRPFDPTAHDLDASFRLTRFADLKGRGCKVPQEVLSKLVSALQQDYSAQDQEAQFLNVAIPRIGIGLDCAVIPLRHGGLCLVQTTDFFYPIVDDPYMMGKIACANVLSDLYAMGVTDCDNMLMLLAVSTKMTEKERDVVIPLIMRGFKDSALEAGTTVTGGQSVVNPWCTIGGVASTICQPNEYIVPDNAVVGDVLVLTKPLGTQVAVNAHQWIDQPERWNRIKLVVSEEDVRKAYHRAMSSMSRLNRVAARLMHKYNAHGATDITGFGLLGHAQTLAAHQKKDVSFVIHNLPVIAKMAAVAKACGNMFQLLQGHSAETSGGLLICLPREQAAAYCKDIEKQEGYQAWIIGIVEKGNKTARIIDKPRVIEVPAKD